In a genomic window of Quercus lobata isolate SW786 chromosome 4, ValleyOak3.0 Primary Assembly, whole genome shotgun sequence:
- the LOC115984598 gene encoding putative disease resistance RPP13-like protein 1 gives MRDQQRLYKLMGKYMHDDPKKRQRQRGPIKQPLERHIYSVDESEVFGMDCDKEEIIKLLLSDDANDRHWSGISIVGNGRIGKTTLAKLVYNEQRVSHHFGRKAWVDVPDDFNRVTESILEFLTLQNGDLEEEYDDLDRYRFLGLDQLGSKLQNCLERKRFLLVLDGAKQIPSPEGGLALRSALIYAANGSCIILTARNEDIARCIIVTALNEDIARMMYAVGTFRMEPLSEEKCWPIFAKFAFGDQNLTLDTQLEVIGKEIVQMCHGLPSSVRILGSLLRFKLQQEEWEAILKRLKPSSDSREDSRENVNAVPNLIPPEDLKRCLAYCSIFPQDYEIEKEKLILLWMAEGFLYSHQKTMEEASRSFDKLKSFFQQSSGNESSFLMCMNNLAAYNVSTRYCFRLEDSHPSQIPLNTRYLSLVGGKYENSVIFEAIDRAKLLRTFLLLDHESRQLCATELQNLLSKLQFLRVLSLSHYHITEIPDSISNLVHLRYIDLSHTPIKRLPESVCELYNLQSLILSNCHSLTELPENTSNFVNLLNLDVSGTGLSEMPKGMHKLRKLELLPCFVVGKKGGSALKELCYSEIKLRGTLRILKLQNETYEAGADDIAWGLVGLEELVLEWDENTADPENARKVLAGLRPSYTRLKRLTISFYCGPKFPEWFDGSKTFCMVFLRLSNCKSCSTLPSLGKLPKLRVLIIECMDAVKEVGPDFSAETSTWKNTEFKSLERLTFEGMSKWTKWVPLNVLPCLQQLCIRRCPKLRGNLPKELPLVERVEISESQELVTALTTEESLKNLLYRDRIVSISCDGKET, from the coding sequence ATGCGGGATCAACAGCGATTAtacaaacttatggggaaataTATGCACGATGATCCGAAGAAGAGGCAAAGGCAGCGTGGTCCAATCAAGCAACCTTTGGAGAGGCATATTTATTCTGTAGATGAGTCTGAGGTATTCGGTATGGATTgtgataaagaagaaattattaaGCTCTTGCTGTCAGATGATGCAAATGATAGACACTGGTCTGGAATTTCCATAGTGGGCAATGGTAGGATAGGGAAAACCACTCTTGCTAAGCTTGTTTACAACGAGCAGAGAGTAAGCCACCATTTTGGCAGGAAGGCCTGGGTTGACGTTCCAGATGATTTCAACAGGGTGACAGAGTCAATTTTGGAATTCCTCACTTTGCAGAATGGGGATCTCGAGGAAGAGTATGATGATCTCGACAGATACAGATTCCTAGGGTTGGATCAACTTGGATCTAAATTGCAGAATTGCCTTGAGCGGAAGAGATTTCTACTTGTTCTTGATGGTGCGAAACAGATCCCTAGTCCTGAAGGAGGGTTGGCCTTACGATCTGCTTTAATATATGCCGCAAATGGAAGTTGTATTATTTTAACAGCACGCAACGAAGATATTGCACGTTGTATTATTGTAACAGCACTCAACGAAGATATTGCACGAATGATGTATGCTGTCGGTACTTTTCGTATGGAGCCATTATCAGAGGAAAAATGTTGGCcgatatttgcaaaatttgctTTTGGAGACCAAAACCTTACTTTAGATACACAACTAGAAGTTATTGGCAAAGAAATTGTGCAGATGTGTCACGGCTTACCTTCATCAGTGAGAATACTTGGGTCTCTCTTGCGCTTTAAGCTACAACAGGAGGAGTGGGAAGCTATACTTAAGCGCCTGAAGCCTTCGTCGGATTCAAGGGAAGATTCAAGGGAAAATGTTAACGCTGTCCCTAATTTAATACCTCCTGAAGATCTAAAGCGATGCCTTGCATATTGTTCCATATTTCCCCAAGATTATGAAATTGAGAAGGAGAAGTTAATCCTCTTATGGATGGCAGAAGGATTCCTATATTCGCACCAGAAAACGATGGAAGAGGCTAGTAGGAGCTTCGATAAATTGAAGTCTTTTTTTCAACAATCAAGTGGCAATGAATCAAGTTTCCTGATGTGTATGAATAACTTGGCTGCTTATAATGTGTCTACGAGGTATTGTTTCAGATTGGAGGATAGTCATCCTTCTCAAATCCCTTTAAATACTCGGTATTTGTCACTTGTTGGTGGCAAATATGAAAATTCAGTGATATTTGAGGCCATAGATAGAGCCAAACTTTTAAGGACCTTTTTGCTACTTGATCATGAATCACGTCAGTTATGTGCTACTGAACTGCAGAATTTGTTGTCCAAACTGCAATTTTTACGAGTGCTATCTTTATCTCATTACCATATCACTGAGATACCTGATTCAATTAGCAATTTGGTGCATTTACGGTACATTGATCTCTCTCACACTCCAATTAAGAGATTACCTGAATCGGTCTGTGAACTCTACAATTTACAATCATTGATATTGTCGAATTGTCATTCTCTTACTGAATTGCCAGAAAACACGtcaaattttgtgaatttgctTAATCTTGATGTTAGTGGAACTGGTTTAAGTGAGATGCCAAAAGGAATGCATAAATTAAGAAAACTCGAATTACTGCCTTGCTTTGTTGTGGGCAAAAAAGGTGGCTCCGCTCTTAAAGAGTTATGTTATTCTGAAATCAAACTTCGTGGAACACTACGCATTTTGAAGTTGCAAAACGAGACCTATGAGGCTGGTGCAGATGATATCGCGTGGGGACTGGTTGGTCTTGAAGAGCTCGTGTTGGAATGGGATGAAAATACTGCTGATCCAGAAAATGCTAGAAAGGTGCTTGCAGGGCTAAGACCTAGTTATACTAGGTTGAAGAGGCTTACCATTAGTTTTTACTGTGGTCCAAAATTTCCAGAGTGGTTTGATGGTTCGAAGACATTCTGCATGGTTTTCCTACGTCTTAGCAATTGCAAGAGTTGCTCAACCTTGCCATCACTCGGGAAACTACCAAAACTTAGAGTCCTCATTATTGAATGCATGGATGCAGTGAAGGAGGTGGGTCCTGATTTCAGTGCGGAGACATCGACGTGGAAGAATACGGAATTTAAGTCTTTGGAGAGGCTAACATTTGAGGGGATGTCAAAATGGACAAAGTGGGTTCCATTGAATGTGCTCCCTTGCCTGCAACAGCTTTGTATACGGAGATGCCCCAAGCTGAGGGGGAACTTGCCCAAGGAACTTCCTTTAGTAGAAAGAGTTGAGATTTCTGAATCTCAGGAGCTTGTGACTGCACTTACAACAGAAGAATCATTGAAAAATTTACTTTATCGTGACAGGATTGTGTCCATAAGTTGTGACGGCAAAGagacttag
- the LOC115984599 gene encoding putative disease resistance protein At3g14460: protein MALPTPLHSLKIEGCDALRSIPKSVIKNPSLEHLYIINCCSLESFPKGKAKALKILYIRNCKKLDFPLANKKIHLDALEDLSVGSSCDSLTDLSLHLFPKLRSLSIWDCAKLQKLSMPQNSQKKLTSLEALEIRDRPNLEDFPTGGLLTPNLKSIWFSNCKRLKKLPDQLGTFEYLKSMFINDCPELETLSIQVLPSKLSLLRINFCNKLIPRKEWGLHELDSLCQLEIEGECKDMESFPVEELLPSNLSSLRISGLSDLKKFTGLKKLESIKTLEISCCYKLQFLPDDGFPSSLSFLCIKECPLLKPKLQNKNREDWSKIAHISCVEIDEEVIS from the coding sequence ATGGCACTGCCAACGCCATTACATAGCCTCAAAATTGAAGGATGTGATGCTCTGAGGTCCATACCTAAAAGTGTGATAAAGAACCCTTCTCTCGAACATTTGtatattattaattgttgttctCTCGAGTCCTTTCCCAAAGGCAAGGCCAAGGCCTTAAAAATTCTTTATATCCGGAATTGCAAGAAATTAGATTTTCCCCTTGCAAATAAGAAGATACACCTGGATGCACTTGAAGATCTGAGTGTAGGGAGTAGCTGTGATTCCCTGACAGACCTCTCCTTACACTTGTTTCCAAAACTTAGAAGTCTTTCTATTTGGGATTGTGCAAAACTGCAGAAACTTTCAATGCCACAAAATAGTCAGAAGAAACTCACATCTCTTGAGGCCTTGGAGATCAGGGATCGTCCTAATCTGGAAGATTTTCCAACAGGAGGATTGCTTACCCCCAATTTGAAGTCCATTTGGTTCTCTAATTGCAAGAGGCTCAAGAAACTACCTGATCAGTTGGGCACTTTTGAATATCTCAAGTCAATGTTTATAAATGATTGCCCAGAACTTGAAACACTCTCAATACAGGTTTTGCCTTCGAAACTTAGTTTACTCAGGATCAATTTTTGCAACAAACTCATTCCCAGGAAGGAGTGGGGGTTGCATGAGCTTGACAGTCTCTGTCAGTTGGAGATTGAAGGTGAATGTAAAGACATGGAGTCATTCCCAGTGGAAGAATTACTGCCCAGCAATCTCAGTTCTCTACGCATCAGTGGACTTTCGGATCTCAAAAAGTTCACGGGCCTAAAGAAACTTGAGTCTATTAAAACACTGGAGATTAGCTGCTGTTACAAACTCCAGTTCTTGCCAGATGATGGTTTTCCATCGTCCCTCTCTTTCCTCTGCATTAAGGAGTGTCCATTGTTGAAACCAAAACTCCAAAATAAGAATCGAGAAGACTGGTCCAAGATAGCTCACATTTCTTGCGTTGAAATTGATGAGGAAGTAATCTCATGA